Genomic DNA from Streptomyces sp. NBC_01571:
GCCCTGGGAGCGGGCGCCGAGCTCCACCATGGTGGGGATCAGCGCGGGCGGCAGGTTGTCCACGACGAACCAGCCGAGGTCCTCCAGGCACTTTGCGGCCGTCGACCGGCCCGCTCCGGACATCCCGGAGATGATCACCAGTTCGGGGATGGCGGCGTCGGATGCCACGGCCGTCTCCGTCGTCGTGTCTTCCTGTGTTCCCTCTGTCGCGTCGGCGCCCTGCGGGGCGTCCTCTTGTCGGTCCTGTCGTTCGTTGTCGCTCATGTCTCCTGCCCCCGTCGCTCGTACGAGGCGCCCGCGGACACGGGCTCCTCCGGGGAGTCCGGCGTCGTCCCGGGCTCCTCGTCTTCCATGATCTCTCCAGTCGCCGTGTTCACGGCGGGTGCGGCCGGAGCCGCCTGGGCGAGGGCCACGGCGATCGCCTCGGCCGTCTTGCGGCCTATGCCGGGAACTTCGCAGATCTGGTCGATTGTCGCGGATCGCAGCTTTTTCACGGAACCGAAGTGCTTGATCAGCGCCTGTTTGCGTGTCTCGCCGAGGCCCGGCACCTCGTCCAGCGGGCTTGCTTTGAAGCGCTTGGCCCGTTTGGCGCGCTGGTAGGTGATGGCGAAGCGGTGGGCTTCGTCACGGACACGCTGGAGCAGGTAGAGGCCCTCGCTGGTGCGCGGCAGGACCACCGGGTCGTCCTCGCCCGGCAGCCAGACCTCCTCCAGCCGCTTGGCCAGACCGCAGACGGCGATGTCGTCGATGCCCAGCTCGTCGAGAGCCTTCTGGGCGGCCGCGACCTGCGGCCGGCCGCCGTCGACGACGACCAGCTGCGGGGGGTAGGCGAAGCGCTTGGGGCGGCCGTCGTCCTCGGTGAAGGTGTTCTCCCCGTCGCTCGCCCCCTCGCCCTCGCCGTCCGTCCATTCGCCGGTCCGCTCCTTCTCGGCGAGATAGCGCCGGAAGCGGCGGGTGATCACCTCGTGCATGGACCGGACGTCGTCCTGGCCCGCGAAGCCCTTGATCTGGAAGCGGCGGTACTCGCCCTTGCGCTGCAGGCCGTCCTCGAAGACCACCATCGACGCCACCACGTCGTCGCCCTGGAGGTGCGAGATGTCGTAGCACTCGATGCGGAGCGGGGCGCTGTCCAGGGCGAGGGCCTCGGCGATCTCCTCCAGGGCCCGGGAGCGGGTGGTGAGGTCGGAGGCGCGCTTGGTCTTGTGCAGGGCGAGCGCCTGGAGCGCGTTGCGCTGCACGGTCTCCATGAGCGCCTTCTTGTCGCCGCGCTGCGGGATGCGCAGGGACACGTTGGACCCGCGGCGCGCGGCCAGCCACTCCTGGACGGGCTCCACCAGGTCGGGGAGCGCCGGGACGAGCACCTCCTTGGGGACGGAGTCGCCCGTCTCCTCCCCGTAGAGCTGCTGGAGCGCGTGTTCGACCAGGTCACCCGTGGTGACGGCCTCAACCTTGTCGGTGACCCAGCCGCGCTGTCCGCGTACCCGGCCGCCGCGTACGTGGAAGATCTGCACGGCGGCTTCCAGCTCGTCCTCGGCTACGGCCATCAGGTCGGCGTCGGTCGCGTCGGCGAGGACGACCGCGTTCTTCTCCATGGCCTTCTTCAAGGCCTCGATGTCGTCACGCAGGCGAGCCGCCCGCTCGTACTCCATGTCCTCGGCAGCGTCCGTCATCCGCTTCTCCAGGCGGCGGATGTACGTCCCCGTGCGGCCGGCCATGAAGTCGCAGAACTCCTCGGCCAGTTCACGGTGCTCCTCGGCGGTGACGCGCCCGACGCAGGGGGCGGAGCACTTTCCGATGTACCCGAGGAGGCAGGGGCGGCCGGTGCGGGCGGCGTTCTTGAACACGCCCGCGGAGCAGGTACGGACGGGAAAGACGCGCAGCAGCAGGTCCACGGTGTCGCGGATCGCCCACGCGTGCCCGTACGGACCGAAGTAGCGCACGCCCTTGCGCTTGTGGCCGCGCATCACCTGGACGCGCGGGAACTCCTCGTTCATGGTCACCGCGAGGTAGGGGTAGCTCTTGTCGTCGCGGTACTTGACGTTGAACCGGGGGTCGAACTCCTTGATCCAGGAGTACTCCAGCTGGAGCGCCTCGACCTCCGTGGACACCACCGTCCACTCCACGGACGCTGCCGTGGTGACCATGGTGCGGGTGCGGGGGTGGAGGTTCGTCAGGTCCTGGAAGTAACTGGCCAGGCGCTGGCGCAGGCTCTTCGCCTTCCCGACGTAGATCACCCGGCGGTGCTCGTCGCGGAACTTGTACACCCCTGGAGAGTCCGGGATCTGTCCCGGCTTGGGGCGGTAGCTGGAGGGGTCGGCCATGCCACACACCCTACTGGCGCGGGGTGACACCGTGACGGCCCCCCGGCCCGCCGGTGGACGAGTCCGGCGCCGTCCGGGGCCCCGGCTGGACTCCGGATCGCCGGGCCTGTGCGGTGAGGCCGCGGATACCAGGGGCGCGACAGCGAGGCCGGGGCCGGCCGGCGACCCAGGACCGGTACGGGGAGCCGGGCGGGTGCCACGGACCCGATATCCGCGGGGCGCCCGACCAGCGACGTGACGCGCTCCCGGTGATCTGCTGCCGATCGTGACCGGTCCGGCCCGCGCGTTCCCGCCGAAGTCGGCTCCGGCCGGGCGTGCGCCCGGGGTGCCCCTCGGCCTCTCCGGCCCTGTCGGCGGGACGGGCGGGCGCGGCGGACGAACGGATCCGCGCCACAGGGCCGACCGTGTTGGGCATCAGGTGTTGTCGGGACTTGGTCAACACGCTTCAATGCGGGGGAACTCGGGGGCGTGGACGGCGACAGGCGCGTGTGAACCGGACCCACGCGCCGGCCGGGCGTCCCCGGGAACCCTCGCGCGACGGTCTGACCAGCCGTTGTGAACTCCACAGAAAGGCCCCTGCATGCGGTACGGCACACAGCACGCGGACGTCGCCACGGCGGAACTGGAGACGGCCCTCGCGGGCGGCCCCTTCCATATCGCGCTGCGCGCCGCGATCACCGCACGCGGCCTGCCCCTGCAGCGCGTCCAGCACCATCTGTCGCGGTACGGGGTGAAGGTCGGGGTGACCAGCCTGAGCTACTGGCAGCAGGGTGCGCGGCGCCCGCAGCGCCCCGAGTCGCTGCGGGCCGTTCGCGCCCTGGAGGAGATCCTCCAGCTCCCCGACGAGTCCCTGATCCGGCTTCTCACCAAGGCCGACGAACGCTCCGAGCCCCAGCGCCCGGGGGGCCGCTCGTACCGCTCCCTGGTGGAGGCCTCCGGCGTCCTGGAGGAGCTGCTGGCCGAGCTGGAGTCGACGCTCGACGGCGGACTGCACACGATCGGCCACCACGAGCGCGTACGGATCGGCGCACACCGCGAGCTCCTGGCACGCGAGTCACAGCACATAGTCCGGGCCCACAGAGACGGGGTGGACCGCTATGTGGCTATCCACCATGGCGATCCGGGTTGCGCTCCTGACCGTACGAGGGTCCGCGCCCTGGAGAACTGCCGTTCGGGCCGGGTGCGATGGCACCGTGACACCGGGGTGCTGGTGGCCGAGCTGCTCTTCGACACACGCCTGCGCGCGGGCGACACGTTCCTCTTCCGCTACGCGTTCGAGGACGGCACGGCGGGCGCGTCCAGCGAGTACGTGCGCGGGTTCAGCTTCGCGGGCGGGCAGTACGCCCTCCAGGTGGGGTTCACCGAGGAGGCGCTGCCGGTGCGCTGCCACCGCTTCACCCAGCACTCGGCCGCGGCACCGCGCAGCGGCCGCCAAGAGCTGCCGCTGAGCGGGCACCACCGCTCGGTGCACCTCGTCGAGCCGCGGGTACGGTCGGGCATCGTGGGGATCGGCTGGGACTGGGAGTGATCCGGTCCGCGCGTCCGCGGTGATCAGGCGCCGGGACCCGCGACGATCTTCCCGCCCTTCGCCTCCACGGGCAGTTCCTTCAGCGGTTCGGTGGCCGGCTCCCGCAGCACCCTGCCCGTCGCCGCGTCGAACTCGCTGCCGTGGCAGGGGCAGACCAGCGTCGTTCCCTGAAGCTTGTTGATGGCACAGCCGGCATGCGTGCAGATCGTACTGAAGGCCCTGAGGGAGCCGTTCCCGGCGCGGCTGACCACGACGTTCTGGTCCCGGTACAGCTTGGCGCCGCCCTCGGCGATCTCGCTCTCGGCACCCAGATCGACGGGCGCGGTCGGCGCCGCCGGTGTCCCGCCGCCGCTGCCGGAGCAGGCGGTGAGGGCGATCCCGGCGACGGGGGCGAGCGCCGCTCCTCGCAGGACGGTACGGCGGCCGGGCATGGCGTCTCCACTGGTCGGGGCCGGATGCGCCTCGACGATACCGGTACGGACCGCGCGCTCCCGAGCGGGGCGGGGGTCGGGCACCCTCGGGGACGTAAACGTTTGCGCAACCGTTTACGCCGACCCCCGCGTGCGATAGGTTCCGGCCCGGGAAGGACCACGGCGGGGAAGGGCTGGGCGATGGCGACGATGGTCGACGTGGCGGCGCACGCGGGAGTGTCCGTGGCGACCGTCTCCCACGTCCTCAACGACACGCGCCCGGTGCTCCCCCACACACGTCAGGCCGTCCTGGACGCCATCGACGCGCTCGGGTACACCCCCAACGCCCTGGCGCGCTCACTGGTCACCTCGCGCACCCGGTCCATCGGCCTCGCGGTGTCGGCCATCAGCAACCCGTACTTCACGGACATCCTCCAAGGTGTCGAGGCGGGCGCCCTGGAACAGGGCTACGGCCTGCTCCTCGCCGACCCGCACGACGACCCCCGGCACGAGCGGAAGGTCGTCCAGCTGCTGCACGAGCGGCGGGTCGACGGACTGATCGTCGCGCCCTCGGCGGACCCCGACGCGCTGCTGCGCTACCTCGGCCGGCACCAGGTTCCGACCGTCTTCCTGGACCGCCTGGTCGAGGTCCCGGCCGGTCACTCCTTCGCCTTCGACCAGGTCTGCACCGAGAACGCCGCCCCCATGGCGCGGCTGGTCGCCCATCTCGCCGAGCGCGGCCACCGGCGGATCGGACTCGTCGCCGGCCTGCCCGGCCTGAGCACCACCACCGAGCGGATCTCCGGCTACCGCCACGGCCTCGCGGGGGCCGGGCTCCCGTACGACGAACGGCTCGTGGCACACGGCGACTCCGTGACGGAGGCGGCCGAGCGTGCCACCGGGGCCCTGCTCTCCCTCGGCGCGCCGCCCACCGCTCTCGTCACCGCGAACAACGCGATGACCATCGGCGCGCTGCGCGCCCTGCGCGAGCGCGGCCTGTCCGTACCGGACGACCTGGCACTGTGCTGCTTCGACGACTTCGCCTGGGCGGACCTGTTCGCGCCCCGGCTGACCGTGATCTCCCAGCCCAGCAAGGAGATCGGAGAACAGGCCGCGCGGCTGCTCCTGGAACGGCTGGCCGCGCCGGAACTGCCCGGCCGGACGGTCCGGCTCCCGTGCGCCTTCGTCCACCGCAGCTCGTGCGGCTGTGCCGAGACCCTCCGCCCCGAGATTCCCGAGAGCCACGCGAAAGGATCCCTGTCGTGATCGTCGTCGCCGGTGAGGCCCTGATCGACCTGGTGCCGCAGGGCGCGGGCGCGCTCGTGCCCCTGCGGCCCGCGCGAGGGGGCGGTCCCTACAACACCGCGGTGGCACTGGGCCGCCTCGGCTCCCCCACCGTCTTCTGCTCCCGTGTCTCGAACGACGCCTTCGGCGAGGCACTGCTGGGCGGACTGCGCGAGGCGGGCGTCGACGTGTCCTCGGTGCAGCGCGGCGCGGAGCCGACGACGCTGGCGGTCGCCACCGTCGACGCGGCCGGTTCGGCCGCGTACTCCTTCTACGTCGAGGGCACGGCGGACCGTCTGTTCACCGCACCGGACCGGCTTCCCGACGCCGTGCGGGCGGTGTCCTTCGGCACCGTCTCCCTGGTCCTGGAACCCGGCGCGAGTGCCTACGAAGAGCTGCTGCGGACCGCTGCCGCACGGGGTGTGTTCACCGCGCTCGACCCGAACGTCCGGGCGGGGCTGATCCCTGACGCGGACGCCTACCGCGCCCGCTTCAAGAGCTGGCTGCCTTCCGTGGCGCTCCTGAAGCTCTCTGAGGAGGACGCGCGGTGGCTGGGCGGTACCCCGCGCGAGTGGCTGGCGTCCGGTCCCGCGGCCGTCGTGATCACCCGGGGCGGCGACGGTCTGACGGTGTTCACCGAGGCCGGCGCGGTCCACTCCGTGCCTGGTGAACCGGTCGAGGTCGTGGACACCATCGGCGCCGGTGACACGGTGAACGCGGCGCTGCTGCACGGCCTGGCCGCGCGGGACGCGCTCTCTCCCGCCGCCCTGGCGGACCTGAACGCCGAGGACTGGACCGGGCTGCTGCGTTTCGCGGCCCGCGCGGCGGCGATCACCTGCTCACGCGCGGGCGCGGAACCGCCGTACGCCGCCGAACTCGACGCCCCCTGAGCTCTCCAGGTCCCTTACTCTCCAGGCCCCTTTCGGAACCGGACGGGCAGCGGACGGGCAGCGGACGGGCAGCGGACGGGCAGCGGACGGGCAGCGGACGGGCGCCGAATGCGCGGGCCCCGCGGGGAGTTCCCGCGGGGCACCGTTTTCTGCCGTCCTGCTGCCGTCGTGTCAGGCCTTGCGCGCCCGCGTGGTCTTCTTCGCGGGTGTCGCCTTCTTGGCCGCCGTGTTCTTCGTGGCCGTGTTCTTCGTGGCCGCGGCCGCCTTCTTCGTGGCCGTGTTGTTGACGGCCTTCGTGGTCGTCTTCCTGGTCGCCGTCTTGGCCGCCACCGCCTTCTTGGCCGCCGCCTTGCGCGGGGCCTTCACGGCGGAGCCGTCACTGATCCGGTCGGCGCCCAGGATCTCGCGGAGGAACTTGCCCGTGTGGCTGGTCGGAACCCCGGCGACCTCCTCGGGGGTACCCTCGGCGACGACGAGACCGCCGCCGTTGCCCCCTTCGGGGCCCATGTCGACGACCCAGTCGGCGGTCTTGATGACATCGAGGTTGTGCTCGATCACGATGACGGTGTTGCCCTTGTCGACCAGGCCGGACAGCACCGTGATGAGCTTGCTGATGTCCTCGAAGTGCAGACCGGTGGTCGGCTCGTCCAGCACGTACACCGTGCGTCCCGTGGAACGCTTCTGCAGCTCGCTCGCCAGCTTGACGCGCTGGGCCTCGCCGCCGGACAGCGTCGGCGCGGACTGGCCGAGCCGGACGTAGCCGAGACCGACGTCGTTGAGCGTCCTGAGGTGGCGGTTGATGGCGGGGACGGCCTCGAAGAAGTCGAGGGCCTCCTCGATCGGCATGTCCAGGACCTCGGAGATGGACTTGCCCTTGTAGTGGACCTCCAGGGTCTCCCGGTTGTACCGCGCCCCGTGGCAGACCTCGCAGGGGACGTACACGTCCGGCAGGAAGTTCATCTCGATCTTGATCGTGCCGTCGCCCGAGCAGTTCTCGCAGCGGCCGCCCTTGACGTTGAAGGAGAAGCGGCCGGGCAGATAGCCCCGCACCTTCGCCTCGGTCGTCTCGGCGAACAGCCTGCGGACGTGGTCGAAGACCCCGGTGTAGGTCGCCGGGTTCGAGCGGGGGGTGCGGCCGATCGGCGACTGGTCGACGTGCACGACCTTGTCGACGAGGTCGTCGCCCTCCACGCGGGTGTGCCGCCCGGGAACGCTCCGGGCGCCGTTGAGCTCGCGCGCCAGATGCGTGTACAGGATGTCGTTCACCAGCGTGGACTTGCCGGAACCCGAGACACCCGTGACGGCCGTGAGCACGCCCAGGGGGAAGGACACGTCGATGTCCTGCAGGTTGTTCTCCCGGGCGCCGTGCACCGTGAGCCTGCGGCCCGGGTCGGCGGGGCGGCGGATGTCGGGGAGCGGGATCTGCCTCTTGCCCGACAGGTACTGGCCGGTCATCGACTCGGTGTTGGCGAGCAGCTCCTTCAAGGGGCCGCTGTGCACGACCTTGCCGCCGTGCTCGCCCGCGCCGGGGCCGATGTCGACGACCCAGTCGGCGACCTTGATGGTGTCCTCGTCGTGCTCGACGACGATGAGCGTGTTGCCCATGTCGCGCAGTCGGACGAGGGTCTCGATCAGGCGGTGGTTGTCGCGCTGGTGCAGGCCGATGGAGGGCTCGTCGAGGACGTACAGGACGCCGACGAGTCCGGAGCCGATCTGGGTGGCCAGGCGGATGCGCTGGGCCTCGCCGCCGGAGAGGGTGCCGGCCGCGCGGTTGAGCGAGAGGTAGTCGAGGCCCACGTCGACCAGGAAGCGCAGCCGTTCGTTGACCTCCTTCAGAACCCGCTCGGCGATCTTCTTGTCGCGGGCGTCCAGTCTCAGCTCGCCCAGGAAGTCCGCGCAGTCGCTGATCGACATCGCGGAGACCTCGGCGATCGACTTCCCCATGACGGTGACCGCGAGGATGAGGGGCTTGAGGCGCGTGCCCTCGCAGGTGGGACAGGGCACCTCGCGCATGTACCCCTCGAAGCGCTCCCGGCTGGCGTCGCTCTCGGCCTCGCTGTGCCGCCGCTTGACGAAGGGGACGGCTCCTTCGAAGGGCGTGGTGTAGACGCGCTCGCGCCCGTACCGGTTGCGGTACCGCACTTCGATCTGCGTCTTGTGGCCGTACAGCAGGGCCTTCCTGGCGCGCTGCGGGAGACCGGCGAAGGGGATGTCGGTCCGGAATCCCAACGCCTCCGCGAGGGCTCCTACGAGCCGCCCGAAGTAGTCCTTGGTGTGCCCGTGCGACCAGGGGTGGATGGCTCCCTCGTCGAGCGACTTGTCCTCGTCGGGGATGATCAGCTCGGGGTCGACCTCCATGCGCGTGCCGATGCCGGTGCACTCGGGGCAGGCGCCGAAGGGCGAGTTGAAGGAGAAGGAGCGGGGCTCCAGCTCCTCGAAGGAGAGGTCGTCGTAGGGGCAGTACAGGTGCTCCGAGTACATGCGCTCGCGCTCGGGGTCGTCCTGCGGGAGGTCGACGAAGTCGAGCACGACCATGCCGCCGGAGAGGCCGAGGGCGGTCTCCACGGAGTCGGTGAGGCGGCGCTTGGCGGTGTCCTTGACCGTGAGGCGGTCGATGACCACCTCGATGGTGTGCTTCTCCTGCTTCTTCAGCGTGGGCGGCTCGGTGAGCTGGATCGTCTCACCGTCGACCCTCGCCCTGCTGTACCCCTTGGTCTGGAGGTCGGCGAAGAGGTCGACGAACTCGCCCTTGCGCTCGCGCACCAGCGGCGAGAGCACCTGGAAGCGGCTCCCCTCGGGGAGCTCCAGGACCCTGTCGACGATGGCCTGCGGCGACTGCCGTGTGATGGGACGGCCGCACTCGGGGCAGTGCGGCTTGCCGATGCGCGCGAAGAGCAGGCGCAGGTAGTCGTAGACCTCGGTGATGGTGCCGACCGTCGAGCGCGGGTTGCGCGAGGTCGACTTCTGGTCGATGGAGACCGCCGGCGAGAGGCCCTCGATGAAGTCGACGTCCGGCTTGTCCATCTGGCCGAGGAACTGCCGGGCGTACGACGAGAGCGACTCGACGTAGCGCCGCTGACCCTCGGCGAAGATCGTGTCGAAGGCCAGCGAGGACTTGCCCGACCCCGACAGGCCCGTGAAGACGATGAGCGAGTCGCGCGGGAGGTCGAGCGAGACATTCTTCAGATTGTGCTCGCGCGCTCCACGGACGATGAGACGGTCGGCCACGCCGGTCCGCACCTTTCTTGAGAGAAGTGACAGGGGCGGGGCCCCCGTCGTTTTCAGACTAGGGGGAGCCACTGACAGCGCTGGTTGCTTTCTCCGGTTCACAACAATCCCGGACTCTCAAGCATGCCCGACGCCGCGCCCGAGCTTATAGCACGCGCATTCGATTTACGGGGGCGGCCGACCACCTTCACCCGAACGTGTGGCGGGGCTAGGGTCGGCCTCATGATGGATCATGTGCGCGACCTGGCGTCTGTACGTGACGCGACCGAACGGCTGCTCAGCGCAGCCACCGAACTGGACAACGCCTCCGCGGCCGAGCCGTCACGGCTGCCGGGCTGGAGCCGTGGTCATGTGCTCGCCCACCTCGCCCGCAACGCGGACGCACTGGTGAACGTCCTCGACGGCCGCCCCATGTACGTCTCCGGGGACGCCCGGGACGCCGACATCGAACGGGACGCCCCGCGCCCCCTGGACGTACAGATCGCGGACCTCCGCGAGAGCGCGGCCCGTTTCCAGGAGACCGGGGCCGCACCGGCGGACTGGTCGCGCACGGTGGAACTGCGCAACGGGGTCACCGACATCGCCGCCCGGGTGCCGTTCCGGCGATGGGTCGAGGTCGCGCTGCACCATGTCGACCTCGGGATCGGGTACGAGCTGGAGGATCTGCCCGCGGAGTTCGTCACGCGGGAGATCGACTTCCTCGCGGAGCGGTTCGGCGGCCACAAGGACGTGCCGTCGACCGGGCTGGCCACCGACGAGGGGCAGGTCTGGACGACCGGCGGCGGCGCCGGAGGCGGCCCGGTCGCCCTCCGCGGTCCGGCCACCGACCTGCTCGGCTGGCTCTCCGGCCGCCGTGACGGGTCCGCGCTGCGGGTCGAGGGCGGAACACTGCCGACGCTCCCGGCCCTGTAGGCCAGGACGGACCTCGGGCCCGCTCCCCCGCTATAGGCTGGCCGCCATGACGTACAGCGGAGCGGTGAAGGTCGGCGGACCCGCCGAAGTGCACGAGCTGCAGAACCTGATGATCTCCAAGGTCGCGGTCGGCCCGATGGACAACAACGCTTATCTGCTGCGCTGCCGGGCCACCGACGAGCAGCTGCTGATCGACGCCGCCAACGACGCCTCGGCGCTGCTCACGCTGATCGGTGACGACGGCATCGCGTCCGTCGTCACCACCCACCGGCACGGTGACCACTGGCAGGCGCTCGACGAGGTCGTGGCGGCCACCGGCGCCCGTACCTACGCGGGCCGGGACGACGCGGAGGGGATCCCGGTGCCCACCGAGGTCCTCGTGGACGACGGCGACACGATCCGGGTGGGCCGTGTGGAGCTCACCGCACGTCACCTGGTGGGACACACGCCGGGCTCGATCGCCCTCGTCTACGACGACCCGCACGGGCACCCCCATGTCTTCACGGGGGACTGCCTGTTCCCCGGCGGTCCTGGGCGGACAACACGTCCGGAGGAGTTCAACTCCCTGATGGACGGCCTGGAGACCAAGCTGTTCGACGTCCTGCCCGACGAGACGTGGATCTACCCCGGCCACGGCAACGACACCACCCTCGGCACGGAGCGGCCCCACCTCGCGGAGTGGCGCGCACGAGGCTGGTAACCGGCCGCATCCGCGCGGTGCCGCCACCCCGGTGAGGTCCAACGCCCGCGGCCACTGCCGCACGCCGAATGGCCGGGGTTACGCTGGCCGAACGGTGAGGGCCGGATAGACCCTCACCGCAGGCTGCCTTCATGACGGGAGGCCCGTGTCTTTGCCCTGCGAAAGCGAGCACGGATCCCCAGATCGGGTAGCCAGGGGCCGGTCCCTCATCGAGGGCCGGCCCACAGACTGAGCAGGACCGGCGCGGCCAGCAGCACGGTGTCCAGCGCGTGCCACGCGAATCTGCCGCGTGCGGTCATCGACCAGCGCACGAACCGGCCGTACTTGGCCCTCGGCTGCTGCCGCTCGCGCCGGCGGGCTGTCTTCCTCATTGCTCCTCATCCCTCCTTTCTCGATCGTCGTTGTGGTCGGGGCGGCGGACGTGTCCGGTGGTCCTCGGCTTCGCGGACGCAGGTGGTCGGCGGCGGTCATCCCGGCTGTCCGGCCTGGATGTCGGCGCCGTCCTGCGGCGCGAGCGGGCCGCGCTCCTCGGCCTCCAGTCGTTCGACCTCGGCCTTGCTCAGGTTGATGTTGAACGGTTCGGCCAGCTGGTAGGTGTGCAGCCATTCCCAGCCGCGCATGGCGCGCGCGTCCATCACCTCGTCGGGCCCCATCTTCACCAGCAGCTTGTGGTGCAGCAGCTCCTCGATGCCCCGCGCCATCGTGTGGCGACCCAGGCCCAGGGCCTGGGCACCGCGGGTGTCCTGCGGGAGGGTGAAGGTTTCCTTCCGTCTGCTCATCGCGGCCAGCAGGACGGCCTTGCCGGGCATGTTCAGCTTCACGTGCCAGTTCTCGCGCCAGTAGGCGAAGGGGACCCGGAAGTAGACATCGCTCTTGGTGCCGGTGGGGACGGTGTAGTCCACCGTCATGTTCTCGACCCGTCCGATCTCGTGGCGCTTGACGATGCGCTTGAGGCGGCCGTGCTGCCTCCGCTCGATCAGGCCCAGCTTCTCCAGGTGCTCCCACTGCCGGGAGACGGCCACGCTCGCCCCCTTGTCGGGACGCATGTAGATGCCGGCCGCCCGCGCCCAGAGCTGCGAGCGCTCGGTGACGCCGAAGTCTCTGCCGGTGGTGACGGCGTAGACGAGCAGCAGCAGCTCCAGGGCGTGGGGGGTCCGCAACAACTTGGACAGGGGCCCCGGCCCAGTGCTCGGATCTCCGGGCGGACTATTGATGTGGCTCTTCTGGACGAACTCCCGGCGTATCGGGAACACTTCGTCCTTGCGTCGGGAACGCCGCAACAGGTACTCGATCGACTCTTCCCGGGTCATCACACGCTCGACCATGGCCTCGCTCCCCTCCACCGGCACCCCGACGGTGCCCCCGAGAAGAGAATGCCTCCAGCCCCGTGGTCCGGACGAACTGCGAGCGCGGCTCCCGCACCCCCTCGTCACCGGTGCCGGAGGCACTGGTAGATCCAGACCACCAACACCACCATGCAGGACCCTGACCCGCCGAAAAGGCAGGTCAACGCGCAGCAGCACCGCCTCAATGTCGGTTCTCAGACCGGAATGTTGCAGTCTGAGAACCCATCGGCGTCATAGATCTGCA
This window encodes:
- a CDS encoding carbohydrate kinase, which translates into the protein MIVVAGEALIDLVPQGAGALVPLRPARGGGPYNTAVALGRLGSPTVFCSRVSNDAFGEALLGGLREAGVDVSSVQRGAEPTTLAVATVDAAGSAAYSFYVEGTADRLFTAPDRLPDAVRAVSFGTVSLVLEPGASAYEELLRTAAARGVFTALDPNVRAGLIPDADAYRARFKSWLPSVALLKLSEEDARWLGGTPREWLASGPAAVVITRGGDGLTVFTEAGAVHSVPGEPVEVVDTIGAGDTVNAALLHGLAARDALSPAALADLNAEDWTGLLRFAARAAAITCSRAGAEPPYAAELDAP
- the uvrC gene encoding excinuclease ABC subunit UvrC codes for the protein MADPSSYRPKPGQIPDSPGVYKFRDEHRRVIYVGKAKSLRQRLASYFQDLTNLHPRTRTMVTTAASVEWTVVSTEVEALQLEYSWIKEFDPRFNVKYRDDKSYPYLAVTMNEEFPRVQVMRGHKRKGVRYFGPYGHAWAIRDTVDLLLRVFPVRTCSAGVFKNAARTGRPCLLGYIGKCSAPCVGRVTAEEHRELAEEFCDFMAGRTGTYIRRLEKRMTDAAEDMEYERAARLRDDIEALKKAMEKNAVVLADATDADLMAVAEDELEAAVQIFHVRGGRVRGQRGWVTDKVEAVTTGDLVEHALQQLYGEETGDSVPKEVLVPALPDLVEPVQEWLAARRGSNVSLRIPQRGDKKALMETVQRNALQALALHKTKRASDLTTRSRALEEIAEALALDSAPLRIECYDISHLQGDDVVASMVVFEDGLQRKGEYRRFQIKGFAGQDDVRSMHEVITRRFRRYLAEKERTGEWTDGEGEGASDGENTFTEDDGRPKRFAYPPQLVVVDGGRPQVAAAQKALDELGIDDIAVCGLAKRLEEVWLPGEDDPVVLPRTSEGLYLLQRVRDEAHRFAITYQRAKRAKRFKASPLDEVPGLGETRKQALIKHFGSVKKLRSATIDQICEVPGIGRKTAEAIAVALAQAAPAAPAVNTATGEIMEDEEPGTTPDSPEEPVSAGASYERRGQET
- a CDS encoding ubiquinol-cytochrome c reductase iron-sulfur subunit codes for the protein MPGRRTVLRGAALAPVAGIALTACSGSGGGTPAAPTAPVDLGAESEIAEGGAKLYRDQNVVVSRAGNGSLRAFSTICTHAGCAINKLQGTTLVCPCHGSEFDAATGRVLREPATEPLKELPVEAKGGKIVAGPGA
- a CDS encoding maleylpyruvate isomerase family mycothiol-dependent enzyme — its product is MMDHVRDLASVRDATERLLSAATELDNASAAEPSRLPGWSRGHVLAHLARNADALVNVLDGRPMYVSGDARDADIERDAPRPLDVQIADLRESAARFQETGAAPADWSRTVELRNGVTDIAARVPFRRWVEVALHHVDLGIGYELEDLPAEFVTREIDFLAERFGGHKDVPSTGLATDEGQVWTTGGGAGGGPVALRGPATDLLGWLSGRRDGSALRVEGGTLPTLPAL
- the uvrA gene encoding excinuclease ABC subunit UvrA, translated to MADRLIVRGAREHNLKNVSLDLPRDSLIVFTGLSGSGKSSLAFDTIFAEGQRRYVESLSSYARQFLGQMDKPDVDFIEGLSPAVSIDQKSTSRNPRSTVGTITEVYDYLRLLFARIGKPHCPECGRPITRQSPQAIVDRVLELPEGSRFQVLSPLVRERKGEFVDLFADLQTKGYSRARVDGETIQLTEPPTLKKQEKHTIEVVIDRLTVKDTAKRRLTDSVETALGLSGGMVVLDFVDLPQDDPERERMYSEHLYCPYDDLSFEELEPRSFSFNSPFGACPECTGIGTRMEVDPELIIPDEDKSLDEGAIHPWSHGHTKDYFGRLVGALAEALGFRTDIPFAGLPQRARKALLYGHKTQIEVRYRNRYGRERVYTTPFEGAVPFVKRRHSEAESDASRERFEGYMREVPCPTCEGTRLKPLILAVTVMGKSIAEVSAMSISDCADFLGELRLDARDKKIAERVLKEVNERLRFLVDVGLDYLSLNRAAGTLSGGEAQRIRLATQIGSGLVGVLYVLDEPSIGLHQRDNHRLIETLVRLRDMGNTLIVVEHDEDTIKVADWVVDIGPGAGEHGGKVVHSGPLKELLANTESMTGQYLSGKRQIPLPDIRRPADPGRRLTVHGARENNLQDIDVSFPLGVLTAVTGVSGSGKSTLVNDILYTHLARELNGARSVPGRHTRVEGDDLVDKVVHVDQSPIGRTPRSNPATYTGVFDHVRRLFAETTEAKVRGYLPGRFSFNVKGGRCENCSGDGTIKIEMNFLPDVYVPCEVCHGARYNRETLEVHYKGKSISEVLDMPIEEALDFFEAVPAINRHLRTLNDVGLGYVRLGQSAPTLSGGEAQRVKLASELQKRSTGRTVYVLDEPTTGLHFEDISKLITVLSGLVDKGNTVIVIEHNLDVIKTADWVVDMGPEGGNGGGLVVAEGTPEEVAGVPTSHTGKFLREILGADRISDGSAVKAPRKAAAKKAVAAKTATRKTTTKAVNNTATKKAAAATKNTATKNTAAKKATPAKKTTRARKA
- a CDS encoding LacI family DNA-binding transcriptional regulator; this encodes MATMVDVAAHAGVSVATVSHVLNDTRPVLPHTRQAVLDAIDALGYTPNALARSLVTSRTRSIGLAVSAISNPYFTDILQGVEAGALEQGYGLLLADPHDDPRHERKVVQLLHERRVDGLIVAPSADPDALLRYLGRHQVPTVFLDRLVEVPAGHSFAFDQVCTENAAPMARLVAHLAERGHRRIGLVAGLPGLSTTTERISGYRHGLAGAGLPYDERLVAHGDSVTEAAERATGALLSLGAPPTALVTANNAMTIGALRALRERGLSVPDDLALCCFDDFAWADLFAPRLTVISQPSKEIGEQAARLLLERLAAPELPGRTVRLPCAFVHRSSCGCAETLRPEIPESHAKGSLS